TTTAAGGCAAGTCCAGTGATGATTGGTCGGAGTTTggggaatgaaaataaaataagccaatcagaggtTGGGTAGGGGCGGGTTTTGTCTTACCTGGggtgtgaaaaaataaaatacttccGCAAAGATGAAACCAAACAATCGACATCCTTtaatagaaaagaaataaaaaccttcaaTCTTTTACCCAATTAAACATGTTGAtaatattttagaataaaaataatacatttaaataataatttctttcctctcagtttgtgttttttaatgttaaacttTGTTTATAACTCCTGGTGATGTATTAACAGAGTTATGTTAGTTTATGTGTgaaatttatattgtttttaaataaagattatttaaggaaaactgtgtgtggtccatgtggtgtcagaataatataatatctcTATATATTACAGACAAAGTTTcctatttttgtattatttatattttaacttgCACACTTACACCACATtgaattccttgtatgtgtaaacctgttTGGAAACAAAACCTGATGCAAATGACATGTTAACTCCTGTTGTCAACGACTGACACGGAAAGAGGAAGGTAGAAGGGTGAGCGGGTTCAGGACAAACGTCCCCTCAtccctcttctctttgtgtAATCATTTGTCTGCTGGTTCAGACGTTTGTCTtcgttcttcaccttcactctctccagctgctccacttttctcctccacttcctctcaacACTCTCCAGCTCGTCAAGCCAGGTATGATTTTATGGAAGCTCgtctcttctttgtttctgtcttaaTCAACTCATCCTTGTGTCTcacgtcctcctccagcttcatctGTTCACCTTTCAGTTGGTGAACTTGCTCCTTCAGAGACGTGTGTCCTCTGTTGACGGCCTCCACCTACCTGCAGCTCAGTCCCTCAGTTGGAgtcgtctcctgctgcagcttcacctccagcgTTTCTGCCcgactcttcttcagctccttgtcTTTTGCAGTGAGTGCGGCCAGGCAGTCGATGTAGGCGTTGGGACGagatctccttttcttttctgcgtgagtgatttaaaaatgtaagaataGTGAGGAAGGTCTGATTAAAGCTTTGATAGGTTGAATTTTACTGTGTTGATATTGAATAtgtgtgcatccatgtgtgtaGAACAGCTCTTAGTGTGAATATGTGCAGTACATgtgtttattcagagttcacagtgtgatacatgcatgtttatgtggTTCTAaatatgttcctgtgtgttttttccgtTGCTCTGATTAGACAGCACTTGACCATTCCTCTCAGTGTTGGCTGTGATCGAGCGTCATAGGAAAGCCATCAGTGTGCGTCAGTTCTGTGGaacctgggacacacacacctctcccctGCAGGTTTCTCCGTCCTGCCTCCACCTGAGCCGTCATGGATCTAATGGAGGAGGGAAACGTGAGCTGTGGAGTTAAAAACTGTAGCACGCCAGGCTTCCAGGAAAACTGCTCCAACCAAGACTGTCAGAAGGAGGAAACAAGATTTGGATCGATTGAGTTAGGTGGGTACAAAACAATGGTGATGATACTGTAGacgattttaaaatgatacagccagctactgttattattattattattagttataaaACAACAACTTCAACCTTTatctgaaagacagaaaattaaaacattttcctcttataactaataaaacaatttattaaattattacagAGAAAAACTGAGAGTTGAGATGAttctacagtaaatacaaagcagctgcttagcttagcttagcataaagacaggcTTGTCCTCTTAGCCTGATTCTGTCAACAATCAATAAACAGATTCTCCTCCCAGCACCTTTAAATATCACCAATTAAAAcgttatatattgttatataaacacatgcacacaagcatttGAATAGATTTAAAATCACACCACATTAAACTGCCCAGTTGCTCCTGTCTGTTTCCAGTGAACATGATGAATTACCTCTGCAATATTttaactgaaactgtaaaaacaatctggaaaataaataaaagtgctggaggaaaagtgagttataaaatgaaaaagtaaatatgtgtgtgtgtgtgttttccagattTAGATATGCAgtacatattttaaaattaattagCAGAACTTGGCCAGAAAGCTTCAGCAGAATGATGCGAATGAATTTTCTAAGGAagttaaagttataaataacagtaaaatattccTCCCGTCTTATATTGATCACTGGGGCTGAAAATGTTGCTGAGCTATGGAGAAAACATTTAGAGGATATTTTCACCTgactccatgttgtttcttatatttttatactaGTCTTTCATAGTAGTttaggaaaaaactgaaaaaaatatcttcTTGTGCCAGTAATcatgagaacaaattatttctgtgaatgttttttaccattttccattGTGGACTTAATAATGTGTAAATTTGTGATTCTAAtgaaaatcaatcatcaatatTTCGTTTTCTAGTGTGTCTGACTGTGATTTTGGTTTCACTGATAATCTTCGGCCTTCttggaaacacactgacccttCTGGTGGTTTGGCTTCGCCCACACATGAGAAGCTGCACCTACCTCTACCTGAGCAGCATGGCTGTTAGTGATCTGCTgaatcttctgctgctgcctctggatATATATAAGGTGCACTCACATATATCCTATAatacttatatacttatacaCCTTTTTGTTGCAGTTCACTGTGATTTGACCAGATACTCATGGTTTGGCTGAACGTGCACTAAACGGATTGTGTCTCTTCCAGCTCTGGACAGACTTGAAGTTGGGAGACTTCGCCTGTAAGCTGACCGTGTTCCTCTCAGAGTGCTGCACCTACTGCACCATCCTCCACATCACCTTTCTCTCCTTGGAGAGGTACCTGGTTGTCTGCTGGCCAATCACCTCCAAGACGCTGGTGACACATCGCAGAACcagggctctgattggctgcctctGGCTGGGAGCGGCTGTCAGTGCAGCACCATTTTTGGTCATGATGGAAGTGGATCATAAGGGAAAAGAGGATGAAATCGAAGTGTGCAGATTATCAAAATCCTCATTCTCCTCTGGCCTCATGTTGGCCATATTAATTCTCTACAACCTGTACTTCCTGGTACCCCTGTGCATCCTGGGACTAGTCTACATCCTGATTGGACGGACTCTGAGGCTCCGACCACAAAGCAGCCGTAAAGACAAGAGTCACCAACACGCAGTCAAGATGCTGGGTGAGAAacacaatccaacacacacacccttaggTTCTGAATTTAGCTTTTACTAAATACAACTGACAAAGGCTGACGAACAGATTTAATACTTTGTCTTCATCTCAGCTTccacatctggagccagagtcggaGCTGTATCATCCAATAGttaatcaaaactaaatttacCAGAAAAAGAACTCACCAGTTTTATGAGAaccacataaaatgacagaaaccatcgttgagaatatatttgatgtgtattttgactttttagtttggtccatgtcccacctgtTACCATCAAGGAGGCAGGCAAGGTTTAGgacctgcagccagccaccaaggggcaatcgagatgcttcggcttcacttttggggagcagtcatgtcgtccatctttatttccagctgtgtgtcaatTTAGGGGCTGCATCACAGCGACACGAGTAGAAAGGCTCCTACAGATGCTTCCTTTCATACCAGAGAAAGCTCTGACAAGTGAATCCTTCCAGGTCCAACATATCCCAGGACTCATTGCACTTTGGTGACGAACCGTATCAACTCAACTAACGgctcacatgttaaaaaaccaaggggcattaagCTTTCTGTCGTGTCCAACTTAAGGACAGGAcaagcttctcctctgtggaccaGACGGTCTCATTTTGTTTCAGCCTTCACAGTCTACCTGACCGAGGAAGGAGGTGGGTTGAGTAGATCGTGTCCTCTGAAGGTTgcagcccctgaactgagacacagctctcttgtttaacagtgtgagaCATGTATTCTATCACCTGCAGATATTGATGATTCTcatgtccacttcctgtgtccttcTCCTCATGTCCATCAGGAGTGATCTTCTTGGCCTTCGTCCTGTGCTGGCTGCCCTACATCGTCGGCCTGACCATGACCTATGTTTCTGAGAGCACTGGTGCTGAAAGTCCGGGaactaacacagacacaaacacactctcggACATGAACACTCCTCCTGAAAGCACAGGCAACATGGCCTCTGTTACCGAACCTGTTAGCCTCTCAGACTGGGACCTGAAGAcacaagctcacacagacagagatgatgcactctgtgaaaacacaaacaacgagATCGACACACTCAGTGATGCAGACGCACACTTGGTGGACACACAACCTGAAACGCTCAATGACCCGGGCGCAGGTTCTGACAATACGAGCGCACATCATGTTGTATCACACGACATCAGAGCTGGGGAGAGCACACACAACCTGGCTCCTCGCactgaaagagacacacactcgGAGATACACAATACTACACGTAACAAGCAAAACACAACCCTTTGCATAAAGTCACAGAAGGACACACTCAGTCTCACAACAGCGacagcaggcacacacacatatgctgtGACGCCCACTGACAgtacacacaatcacacactgactgaaacatACTTGTATTATATCCTGTTCACCTGGATCCTTTCCCGCCTCAGTTCTGCCATCAACCCTCTGGTGTACCACCTGATGTCTGCCAGGTACAGACACGCTGTGCGTAGCCTCGTGCACACGCACTGTCTCACACCGTCTCACTGACTGAGCACAACGCTCTCATCAGGATACTCTACAACCACTTTGTAAACATATAGGCACACgtaacaacagcagaaacacaaggtaGCTGTGATGATCACTGGTGGTTCTGCAACGACCATATTAACAAACTGAttccagctgctttcagacctgcactgaactaaGATATCATGAGCTTTGACTGTAGGAgcagctaacacacagctaaccctgctaacacacagctaaaactctgctaacacagctaacaaactgctaacacacagctaacccaGCTAGCAGCAGgtatttacagattttctctGACAGTAACATTCAGAATTCTCCGCAATCTACTCGGGGTGAGCGAAGGCCCGCCCCCACCTAGCCTCCGATTGGCTAGTTTAAGGCAAGTCCAGTGATGATTGGTCGGAGTTTggggaatgaaaataaaataagccaatcagaggtTGGGTAGGGGCGGGTTTTGTCTTACCTGGggtgtgaaaaaataaaatacttccGCAAAGATGAAACCAAACAATCGACATcctttaatagaaaataaataaaaaccttcaatCTTTTACCCAATTAAACATGTTGAtaatattttagaataaaaatatacatttaaataataatttctttcctctcagtttgtgttttttcatgttaAACCTTGTTTATAACTCCTGGTAATTTATTAACAGAGTTATGTTAGTTTATGTGTGAActtcatattgtttttaaataaagattatttaaagaaaactgtgtgtggtccatgtggtgtcagaataatataatatctcTATATATTAGAGACAAAGTttcctatttttgtattttttatattttaacttgcACACTTACACCACATtgaattccttgtatgtgtaaacctgttTGGAAACAAAACCTGATGCAAATGACATGTTAACTCCTGTTGTCAACGACTGACACGGAAAGAGGAAGGTAGAAGGGTGAGCGGGTTCAGGACAAACGTCCCCTCAtccctcttctctttgtgtAATCATTTGTCTGCTGGTTCAGACGTTTGTCTTCGTTCTTCACCTTCAcactctccagctgctccacttttcATTGATATTGTAAggattcttcttcttattattctctgccaaatgaattggctttttgagggctttaacatgctcaacttcttaccaaactttgcaggaaTTTCAAAAGTCTGagaaatttacgtattctggagtaatttgaaatgggcgtggcaaaatggctcaacagcgccatctatACACAGCCCCTGAGTTCactttgaccgatcttcacgaAAAATTaatacacaggtgtatcatgtTCAGGGcgcacaaaaaagtctcaaggagcattatgaaaaacgcaacaggaagcccgccattttggatttagtggccattttggatttagtggccattttggccatattccacatttttactttgatgtacttgtcccagggctttcatctgatcaacttcaaattgagatgagtgtcatcacaacaacatggagatCTAAACTAACTCGAATTACAACTTTTCGTCACAccgtgtgaccgtggcgtggcgtcaaagtttgattacgcgccatcaaaacacgaggttctgtatctcggacatatttggtccaatcgagtccaaactagacatgtaagacaagagtcccggcctgatgacatctacacagaaatcgtGACTTAAAataacagcgccccctggtggaaacaggaaatgtcttgttttttgcatgtattccacttggatgtattcctcctcatccacttacTGCAACCATATCAAACTGTGgcaaatgggtctcaagacattgataatgtaggcataagattactgtgacttttcgtcaaagGCCATATTAGTGGCGTGGCGccaaagttcatcaactcgccgtgacacacgaaattgctataacttcggtgttcaaggttcaacctccctcaaactacatttgtgtatcaaccccccccccccccctgaaaatattcagatggttttaaggaatgggcgtggcaaaataactgactagcgccccctaaagggcagccccggcaccacgattggccgacatgtacaaaaatcgcTGGGGTCATGTGTCTtttcacaacaaacaaataagtctcttggacagatatgctagaccaaacaggaagcccgccattttggctttagtggccattttggccatattccacatttttactttgaagtacttgtcccagggctttcatcagatcaacttcaacttctgggaatgtcatctcaacaagatggagatatgaACTACCTCagaatatttgatttcatcacacggtgtgaccgtggcgtggtgTAGCATTTTGAtgacacgccatcaaaacatgaggttctgtatctcggacatattttgtccaatcgagtccaaactagacatgtaagacaagagtcccggcctgatgacatctacacagaaatcatggcTTAAAATCAGagcaccacctgctggctacaggaagtgacatttgatgcactgctcctggctgcttaacaatatagagctcaaatgagctgagagaagtcaatggaccatggtcagaattgtgacatttcctcaaaccgtggcAACATTGCGGACAAAGGACacaatgttgtcataactccagtgtgcatagtcctatcactaccaaacttctgtcacatgattagagtccaagcctgaacagctctatgtgtcaatatttactcagtgtcatagcgccacctactgattcgccatgaaacaggaagtactttgtaaatccaccctgcagtatccaaccggctccgaactactgacctatgatcacatcctgacctgaacacatccatatattaatattagttcagggtcatagcgccacctattgatcagtgtgaaaattaagttgttgtaacattgtccaattgacacaaaattgctcacgctacatcagagcccctacttgaacagatacattagtctgtaggtaataatagtgatggcgccacctactggcagcaggaagtaagctttgttttacaactatcattcgatttacatagAATTGTCACAGCGTGATGTGCAGTTGATAGCGTGGACcataatgagcaattagcaggcaaggatcgacatcgctcgacggacgcaggaagtgaagcgtttatccttgccgcagtgcgcaaaacgcatgcaacgtggagacgtgcgcttggtcattgatcgctctctccaccgaccgcaacaggcttcaacaTGCGTGTGGTCGagcccgtcagtgctacaacgtagccctagtttcagtttttacatcgttaatctgAAGCAAACTTTACTGAATTTGTCATTCgtgtgttaaataagtgaacatgcagaataatgtatttgtctgtcacatgaaataaataatagttaGTGTAACTTTACTAAAATAGACAGTCccatagagaacctgaggctgatgtccaccacctatttcctcAGCTAAAGTGAACTgatatgatctgatgaactctgaagttataaacttttatttttatcatgttAGTCTGTGAAAGtgttaacctggcacatgtatgacttcacatatctgtgtatttgtgttgagtTTTCCTCGAGGTGACTCAGACAACCTGCACCCGTGGATGTCCAACAGGACTGAACACAGAGAGTAATCACTTCagcactgactccaggtacagacctgttttcagaactgacaaacaatcaaagcaaagtattgtaCATTAGACATAATACGTTAAATTATATACGCAAAACTTTTAATGTGTAAGAACTCCATACTGCACATTCACTGTCTTGGTAGTacactgtttaatccaaaaccatattcaaatacatagttgaaaATCAACAGAATATAAGGACACAAACTTTGTTtataagtaacacttcctctgcaataatgccatacttttatgtttcctgtcatttaattagggacggacgagcctgaaggacacagctgtgctgactgtgttctgtctcttaaaAGATGAACATGGTTCTGATAACAGTGTTCTTCTTTTTAACCAACCATAACGAATATAGAAATTTACTCaatattatccatgacacttagtAATGACTGCCAACTGTAAGCAGTCGCAGTTCATCTTTAGTTGAGGGAGgtaaacatgaagtgttgtgcagatgaagctggtgcaggtcgtcctcatgttgaccagcctgaagctgccgatctccaccatgttgctgctgccacagtggatgatGAGGACATCCGGTGCTTCatgtaatgaaaagaagaaaatcactATAAATGATCTTTTATGCTGAAATCACTATGTCAATATCTGTAGGAAAACATGGAACAAAGGAGCAACACCTCAGATTAAAGACACTCTGTAAATACCTTTTTAAAGACATTGTACAATACAATTCATAATAATTACAATACTTTTGACACATGTAATATTACCTGTGTTAAGCAGCCAAGACTGGtacttacagtttattctgtgttcagcaggtggaagcaccacagatttcagCCAGAACTGACGtattgaaagaaataaacattgtacaaatatatcaaatgtctttctacctcatctgtaatattcaaggtgataaatTCTCACAGTGCTGCACAGTGTGTAGCTTATTGATATTAACTTATAATTACAATCAAGTGACAACGAAACACACTAAAGTGAAGTGAAAATTTAGACTGAGGTAGTTAActtgcttcaatctgttcattagaCGTgttaaataaaaggtaaattaccacaattacatattaaaaaccacttgaggcatgtaagcgTATGTAGTATGgttatgataatagataaatcaataggttttgttgtggAATATGTAACCAATTGGGTTTAGGCAGATTACAGACTACAAGGTTCGGTGGGAGCCCAATGTATGAATGCCAAGACACATATAATTTCAgttcattcatatattttcagtTCATGCATATAATTTCAGTTCATTAATATAATTTCAGTTGGTCCAAGGATATTCCACGTTGGaatgtaaaaggaaaacaaacaaaaaagagttTACGTTCCTACCACTCGTAGTGGCAGGGAGGTTGAGTTCATATTAGTCCAATTTGGGTGTTTGGGTCCAGCAACATCTGACAAAAGGTGGGGGAAAAACCTGACCGCTGATTTGATAAGAGTTTACCGGAGATTTTTCACGCTGATGTTTGCTGCTGAACGCTGCTGCACACTGCTCACCATAATAGAggggaaagaggaagtgacCCTCCTGACCCGGATATTTATAGTTGAGCATcgaaaattattatattatttttagattacttttaaatcatttgaaacCTGGGTTACAAATAGTTTCAGGGTAACCACTGAGAGCCTCATTTTCAGTCTTCAGAACCCAACTGGTGACGTCACAGACActacgtccatctttatatacagtctatggtatagacacaacacaaatataaaattataCCAATGAACTTTAACAATGAGCTTAATCATGTTGAATACATTCTATAAATATCCTGCACAACATCTAGCAGTTTCAACAGCTGGACGTGTTTTGTCCCATGTCTCAAGAATCAGTGATCTGAGTTATTCATGGGGAGAAGGTGgtggatttttaaataaactcatGAAATCATTGCTCCTCAGAGTTAGAGGAATAGATGAGTAGaactgtgactctctgtcattTCTCAGTGCTTTCTTGTTATGATGAGATGACCAGTGTTTTCGCCCAAGCCCATAAGGCCCAGCGCGACGCTGTCTGGCCCCGCTTCAATATGTGTGCTATTGATTATGTGGAATGTTTcgaaataaaacacaaacatcttccaCAGAAGAGCAGTAC
The sequence above is drawn from the Hippoglossus hippoglossus isolate fHipHip1 chromosome 22, fHipHip1.pri, whole genome shotgun sequence genome and encodes:
- the LOC117756540 gene encoding growth hormone secretagogue receptor type 1-like; amino-acid sequence: MDLMEEGNVSCGVKNCSTPGFQENCSNQDCQKEETRFGSIELVCDSNENQSSIFRFLVCLTVILVSLIIFGLLGNTLTLLVVWLRPHMRSCTYLYLSSMAVSDLLNLLLLPLDIYKLWTDLKLGDFACKLTVFLSECCTYCTILHITFLSLERYLVVCWPITSKTLVTHRRTRALIGCLWLGAAVSAAPFLVMMEVDHKGKEDEIEVCRLSKSSFSSGLMLAILILYNLYFLVPLCILGLVYILIGRTLRLRPQSSRKDKSHQHAVKMLGVIFLAFVLCWLPYIVGLTMTYVSESTGAESPGTNTDTNTLSDMNTPPESTGNMASVTEPVSLSDWDLKTQAHTDRDDALCENTNNEIDTLSDADAHLVDTQPETLNDPGAGSDNTSAHHVVSHDIRAGESTHNLAPRTERDTHSEIHNTTRNNSAINPLVYHLMSARYRHAVRSLVHTHCLTPSH